A DNA window from Daucus carota subsp. sativus chromosome 3, DH1 v3.0, whole genome shotgun sequence contains the following coding sequences:
- the LOC108212408 gene encoding uncharacterized protein LOC108212408, with product MQQNFQDSLALCKEYGHPDLFITFTCNPKWLEIQRALADAGCGDASVRPDLVARVFNMKLDAMMCDLTKKDALGRALAVVYTIEFQKRSLPHAHIVLWLAEGDKLMSSEEIDSIISAELPDKEADLVAYEAVSQLMMHGPCGEANPECPCMVNGKCTKYYPRHYTNTTTMDSDGYVLYRRRDSGRTVECNNIHLDNRHVVPYNRGLLVKYQAHVNVKRCNRSQSIKYLFEYIGKGPDKATVVMECSDGRSHGVNASTSAPQENHVDEVKNYLSCSYVSSAESCWRIFEFPIHHRQPFVQRLFFHLEDEQEVTFRDDESLPQILGRSRLDRTMFIQWLLNNRRDPTGRHLTFVKYPTKYRWDSSGKFWARRRQNVNVVGRMVYAHPASGEKFYMRLLLNLITGATTFEDIRTFDGIVYPTYREACFHRGLLESDNEWHVALDEASHYATAPQLRELFVVMLIYCEISNPSELWDKHWADLADDVQYTQRRLLNLYTLVIADCDKKTLALEAINTLLNQHGKSLADFPGLLKVNRYAAHKFRNQLLLEEMMYDCQSLKIHAAERIESLNHMQRVIFEEVVQSVASNIGGFYFIYGHGGTGKTYLWSTILCKLRSEGHIVLVVATSGITALLIEGGRTAHSCFRIPIDINENSTCEIKKNTHLAELICKASLIIWDEAPMTHRFIFEAVD from the exons ATGCAGCAAAACTTTCAGGACTCATTAGCCTTGTGCAAGGAATATGGCCATCCAGATTTGTTCATTACATTTACTTGCAACCCCAAGTGGCTAGAAATACAACGTGCTCTTGCAGATGCAGGTTGTGGTGACGCATCTGTTCGGCCAGACCTTGTCGCTCGTGTTTTTAATATGAAGCTTGATGCCATGATGTGTGATTTGACGAAAAAGGATGCGTTGGGCCGAGCACTCGCAG TTGTATACACAATCGAATTCCAAAAGCGTAGCCTGCCCCATGCTCACATTGTCCTCTGGCTAGCTGAGGGTGACAAGTTAATGTCTTCCGAGGAAATTGATTCCATCATAAGCGCTGAATTGCCTGATAAAGAGGCAGATCTAGTTGCCTACGAAGCTGTTTCTCAGCTTATGATGCACGGGCCGTGTGGAGAGGCCAATCCAGAGTGTCCATGCATGGTAAATGGAAAATGCACAAAATATTACCCTAGGCATTACACAAATACCACTACAATGGATTCAGATGGATATGTTTTATACCGGAGGAGAGATTCAGGCCGGACAGTGGAATGTAACAATATCCACTTGGACAACAG ACATGTGGTGCCTTACAACCGCGGCTTACTTGTCAAGTATCAGGCACACGTCAATGTGAAACGGTGTAATCGATCACAATCAATTAAATATCTCTTCGAATATATTGGAAAGGGTCCTGACAAGGCCACAGTGGTGATGGAATGCTCAGATGGACGCTCTCATGGTGTAAATGCCTCGACATCTGCACCCCAAGAGAACCATGTAGATGAGGTCAAAAATTACCTCTCATGTAGTTATGTGTCTTCAGCCGAGTCATGTTGGAGAATATTTGAATTTCCAATCCATCATAGACAGCCATTTGTACAACGATTATTCTTCCAtcttgaagatgaacaggaagTTACATTTCGTGATGATGAAAGCCTTCCACAAATTCTAGGCAGATCTAGGCTAGATAGAACGATGTTCATTCAGTGGTTATTGAATAACCGTCGGGATCCAACAGGGCGTCATCTGACCTTCGTGAAATATCCCACAAAATATCGTTGGGATAGCTCTGGTAAATTCTGGGCTAGGCGTCGGCAAAATGTGAATGTTGTGGGCCGTATGGTCTATGCTCACCCAGCTAGTGGTGAGAAGTTTTATATGCGCCTCCTCTTGAACCTCATAACTGGCGCAACCACATTTGAAGACATTCGAACTTTTGATGGGATTGTTTACCCCACATACAGGGAGGCGTGCTTCCATAGAGGTCTGCTAGAATCTGACAATGAATGGCATGTTGCATTAGATGAGGCTTCACATTATGCAACTGCTCCACAACTTAGAGAGCTATTTGTCGTTATGTTGATATACTGTGAGATCAGCAACCCATCAGAACTTTGGGATAAACATTGGGCTGATCTTGCCGATGATGTGCAATATACGCAGCGGAGATTGCTAAATTTGTACACGCTTGTTATTGCTGATTGTGATAAGAAAACACTCGCGCTAGAGGCAATTAACACCTTGCTTAATCAACATGGAAAATCATTGGCAGACTTTCCTGGACTCCTTAAAGTGAATAGATATGCGGCACATAAGTTCAGAAACCAGCTTCTATTAGAAGAGATGATGTATGATTGTCAATCATTGAAAATACATGCAGCTGAACGCATCGAGAGCCTTAACCACATGCAGCGTGTAATATTTGAAGAGGTAGTCCAATCAGTCGCTTCAAATATAGGtgggttttattttatttatggtcATGGTGGTACGGGCAAAACATACTTGTGGTCAACTATACTGTGTAAGCTTAGGAGTGAAGGTCATATAGTCCTTGTCGTCGCAACATCAGGCATTACAGCACTTCTTATCGAGGGTGGTAGGACAGCCCATTCTTGTTTTAGGATTCCAATAGACATAAATGAAAACAGTACATgtgaaattaaaaagaataccCATCTTGCTGAGTTGATATGTAAAGCGAGCCTTATTATATGGGATGAGGCACCAATGACACACCGCTTTATCTTCGAAGCCGTAGATTGA
- the LOC108212409 gene encoding uncharacterized protein LOC108212409, with translation MPFGGLTVLLGGDFRQVLPVVPKEGREGTVAASLSKSYLWQECKVYTLLENMRVERDVSTISVEGKVLNFKDWILNVGNGLQHAYDLDGSGDFSWIKIPEELLVSYSGDPNKAIVDEIYMDLQERHGSIDYLRERAILTPLNENVGKINREVLGRLPGDCTVYRSSDSICKGSCNNAADDILYPPEFLNSLKYSGVPNHELEMKVGVPIMLLRNLNPKKGLCNGTRLIVTRCYRILIEALIITGNKSGEKTYIPGICMSPADKTMPFVLKRKQFPIAVCYAMTINKSQGQTLKNVGLYLPNPAFGHGQIYVAISRVTSPSGLRILCVNEDEKYAGYTKNVVYHEIFNDIVPNNLSEP, from the exons ATGCCGTTTGGGGGTCTCACTGTTCTCCTTGGAGGAGACTTCCGACAGGTCCTCCCAGTTGTGCCAAAAGAAGGTCGTGAAGGTACTGTGGCTGCAAGCCTCAGTAAGTCTTATTTGTGGCAGGAATGCAAAGTGTACACATTACTAGAGAACATGCGTGTTGAAAGAGATGTATCGACCATATCAGTGGAAGGCAAAGTGCTGAATTTTAAGGATTGGATCTTGAACGTTGGTAACGGATTACAACATGCATATGATCTTGATGGCAGTGGTGACTTCTCATGGATCAAAATCCCAGAAGAG TTGCTGGTGTCTTACTCTGGAGACCCCAACAAAGCAATTGTTGATGAAATCTATATGGACCTCCAAGAAAGGCATGGTTCCATCGACTACCTGCGCGAACGAGCCATACTAACACCTCTGAATGAAAACGTGGGCAAGATAAATCGGGAGGTTTTGGGTAGGCTCCCCGGCGATTGTACGGTCTATAGAAGTTCCGATAGTATTTGTAAAGGTTCATGCAATAATGCTGCTGATGACATCTTGTATCCACCTGAATTTTTGAATTCTCTCAAGTATAGTGGTGTGCCTAATCATGAGCTTGAAATGAAAGTGGGTGTCCCCATAATGCTACTTCGTAATCTTAACCCGAAAAAGGGATTGTGCAATGGCACAAGACTAATAGTTACCCGGTGCTACAGAATCCTCATAGAGGCTCTAATTATAACTGGAAATAAAAGTGGTGAGAAAACATACATCCCCGGGATATGTATGTCCCCCGCCGACAAGACAATGCCTTTTGTTTTGAAGAGGAAACAATTTCCGATTGCTGTATGCTATGCAATGACCATCAATAAAAGCCAAGGACAAACATTAAAGAATGTCGGGCTGTATTTACCAAACCCGGCTTTTGGCCATGGTCAAATTTATGTTGCAATATCAAGAGTAACCTCACCTAGTGGCCTCAGAATCTTATGTGTTAATGAAGATGAGAAGTATGCTGGCTACACAAAAAATGTTGTCTACCATGAAATTTTTAATGACATTGTGCCCAACAACCTCTCTGAACCTTAG